The Mesomycoplasma flocculare ATCC 27399 genome includes a window with the following:
- the rsgA gene encoding ribosome small subunit-dependent GTPase A: MKGQIVRIIAGFYDVIDLKSQKLYPLLRGSGFLRQNENSPLVGDFVDFKAEGFINKIYERKNQLIRPKVANIDQALVFVSIKKPDFSSLLLDRFLLIIESKNITPILIITKIDLDSNFESWLVDYQKMNYTIFFINNKNTDIPNELKQKLREKLNFVIGQTGVGKTSFINNLLKENLEIQEISQSLNRGKHTTRVVQIFEKDNFRIIDTPGFSSFSHKEIGKVQIRNSFKIFQEFAINCKFRTCFHFQENLEICGIKKAVKEGKIPETRYKNYCYFLGKYEKKNY, from the coding sequence ATGAAAGGGCAAATTGTTAGAATTATTGCAGGTTTTTATGATGTTATTGACCTAAAAAGTCAAAAATTATATCCACTTTTAAGAGGTAGTGGCTTTCTTCGACAAAATGAAAATTCACCTTTAGTTGGTGATTTTGTTGATTTTAAGGCCGAAGGATTTATTAATAAAATTTATGAAAGAAAAAATCAACTAATCCGACCTAAAGTAGCAAACATTGATCAAGCCTTAGTTTTTGTTTCAATAAAAAAACCTGATTTTTCTAGTTTATTACTTGACAGATTTTTATTGATAATTGAATCAAAAAATATCACTCCCATTTTAATAATCACTAAAATCGACTTAGATTCTAATTTTGAAAGCTGATTAGTCGATTATCAAAAAATGAATTATACAATTTTTTTTATAAACAACAAAAATACTGATATTCCTAATGAATTAAAACAAAAATTACGAGAAAAACTTAACTTTGTCATTGGCCAAACAGGCGTTGGGAAAACTAGTTTCATTAATAATTTATTAAAAGAAAACCTAGAAATACAAGAAATTTCGCAATCATTGAATCGTGGAAAGCACACGACAAGGGTTGTCCAAATTTTCGAAAAAGATAATTTTCGAATAATTGATACACCAGGTTTTTCATCTTTCTCGCACAAGGAAATAGGAAAAGTTCAAATCCGTAATTCATTTAAAATATTTCAAGAATTTGCGATAAATTGTAAATTTAGAACCTGCTTCCATTTTCAAGAAAACCTAGAAATATGCGGGATTAAAAAAGCGGTAAAAGAAGGAAAAATACCAGAAACTCGTTATAAAAATTATTGCTATTTTTTAGGAAAATATGAAAAAAAAAATTATTAG
- the gmk gene encoding guanylate kinase: MSKLIILSGPSGVGKGTIEALLLKNKHLLIKLAISATTRKKRKNEIDGVNYFFLTEQMFKKKIENEEFIEWSRHFNNYYGTLKSQIEFIKSQNYIPLLEIDTTGAKNIIESYQKKGKLSELLTIFILPPSLEVLKNRIEKRLTETYVQINQRLEKAKSEIKIKNLFQFQVVNDNLEQCVNELEKIISKVVEKS, from the coding sequence ATGAGTAAGTTAATAATTTTATCTGGGCCTTCGGGAGTAGGAAAAGGAACAATAGAGGCTCTTTTGTTAAAAAATAAACATTTATTAATAAAACTTGCAATTTCTGCTACAACTCGAAAAAAGCGAAAAAATGAAATTGATGGGGTTAATTACTTTTTTTTAACGGAACAAATGTTTAAAAAAAAAATAGAAAATGAGGAATTTATTGAGTGAAGTCGTCATTTTAATAATTATTATGGAACTTTAAAATCCCAAATTGAATTTATTAAAAGTCAAAATTATATTCCTTTACTTGAAATTGATACAACAGGAGCAAAAAACATAATTGAAAGTTATCAAAAAAAAGGTAAATTATCTGAACTTTTAACGATTTTTATTCTCCCGCCATCACTTGAAGTTCTTAAAAATCGAATTGAAAAGCGACTAACAGAAACATATGTGCAAATAAATCAACGACTAGAAAAAGCTAAATCAGAGATTAAAATCAAAAATTTGTTCCAATTCCAAGTTGTTAACGATAATTTGGAGCAATGTGTTAATGAATTAGAAAAAATTATAAGTAAAGTGGTTGAAAAATCCTAG
- the rsmD gene encoding 16S rRNA (guanine(966)-N(2))-methyltransferase RsmD → MIRVISGNYRGAVIKNPEFSVVRPMSNRCREAIFSCLQFEIPDSNVLDLFAGTGAIGFEASSRGAKKVIATELNQKAYQNIVDFCKKYNIKNYQVFNKNAIFLLSDLKGQKFNFIFVDPPHIEEEIAKKCLLKIAKNNLLAKNGFIIYKTNLGTKLIPDVFSVVRTKKYGKNTVFFLKLYSKGKNE, encoded by the coding sequence ATGATTAGAGTTATTTCTGGAAATTATCGTGGGGCAGTTATTAAAAATCCTGAATTTTCAGTAGTTCGTCCAATGTCTAATCGATGTCGTGAGGCAATTTTTTCGTGTTTACAATTTGAAATTCCTGATTCTAATGTTCTGGATTTATTCGCCGGAACAGGAGCAATCGGTTTTGAAGCTAGTTCACGTGGTGCTAAAAAAGTTATAGCAACTGAATTAAACCAAAAAGCATATCAAAATATAGTTGATTTTTGTAAAAAGTATAATATTAAAAATTATCAAGTATTCAACAAAAACGCAATTTTTTTATTAAGCGATCTTAAAGGTCAAAAGTTTAATTTTATTTTCGTAGATCCGCCACATATCGAAGAAGAAATTGCCAAAAAGTGCCTTTTAAAAATAGCAAAGAATAACTTGTTAGCAAAAAATGGATTTATAATTTATAAAACTAATTTGGGCACTAAGTTAATTCCTGATGTTTTTTCAGTTGTTAGAACAAAAAAATATGGCAAAAATACTGTTTTTTTTCTGAAACTTTATAGCAAAGGCAAAAATGAGTAA
- the recO gene encoding DNA repair protein RecO produces the protein MDEKVIKGIIVERFEFRDFDLIVKLATNFGIINMLAHGVRKMTSKNIYILNPGCLGEFEIFLDKNPNKLSKLKKGECFFNLDLSNQNIYNFWKLVSQITLETNFVSKIFLILEQSLTKINSKNAESIRVYTIINWIKFNGWIANLTSCWICKSKQRLANFDFYSGMEWANHRTFRSFIKFSRKELEIFYWANFDIALFLEKVDSHYIYSFLKY, from the coding sequence ATGGATGAAAAAGTTATAAAAGGAATTATTGTTGAGCGATTTGAATTTCGCGATTTTGATTTAATTGTTAAATTAGCAACAAATTTTGGAATAATAAATATGCTTGCACACGGTGTTAGAAAAATGACTAGCAAAAATATTTATATATTAAATCCCGGTTGTTTAGGTGAATTTGAAATTTTTTTAGATAAAAATCCTAATAAATTATCCAAATTAAAAAAGGGTGAATGTTTTTTTAATTTGGATTTAAGTAATCAAAATATTTATAATTTTTGAAAATTAGTTTCGCAAATTACGTTAGAAACTAATTTCGTGTCTAAAATTTTTCTAATTTTAGAACAATCATTAACTAAAATTAATTCTAAAAATGCTGAGTCGATTAGAGTTTATACGATAATTAACTGAATTAAATTTAATGGGTGAATCGCAAATTTAACAAGTTGCTGAATTTGCAAAAGCAAACAAAGATTAGCCAATTTTGATTTTTATAGTGGTATGGAGTGGGCTAACCACCGTACATTTAGGTCTTTTATTAAATTTAGTAGAAAAGAATTAGAAATTTTTTACTGAGCCAATTTTGATATAGCATTATTTTTAGAAAAAGTTGACTCCCATTATATTTATTCGTTCTTGAAGTATTAA
- the era gene encoding GTPase Era: MGNEKTCFVAVVGLPNVGKSSLINSIVQFPVSIVSLKSQTTRDAINAIYNKENLQILFVDTPGFHARINNLSNSLNLAINTTLEGIDLVLFLHPINKKIDQMTKNLAKKISKSVNKIAIITKIDLENEELNFETQKKNFQDLNFEKILPFSTNLKELRSKLLVEIEKYAYLSNHFFNNLDVTDQSSRFFAKEIIRKQILLNLEDEIPHQSAVVIDNFDESDSRFVKIEATIYVGKKSHLPIIVGKEGSVLGKIGMDARKELEEIFEKKVVLKNRVSVAKKWFNNPQMIKKFGY, from the coding sequence ATGGGAAATGAAAAAACTTGCTTTGTTGCCGTAGTTGGCTTGCCAAATGTTGGCAAATCTTCGCTTATAAATTCGATTGTTCAGTTTCCTGTTTCTATTGTAAGTCTAAAATCCCAAACTACTCGTGATGCTATCAATGCAATTTATAATAAAGAAAATCTCCAAATTTTGTTTGTTGATACTCCGGGTTTTCACGCCCGGATTAATAATTTAAGTAATTCATTGAATTTAGCAATTAATACAACTCTCGAAGGAATAGATCTTGTGCTTTTTTTACATCCGATTAATAAAAAAATTGATCAAATGACAAAAAATTTGGCAAAAAAAATTTCTAAAAGTGTGAACAAAATTGCGATAATAACTAAGATTGATTTAGAAAATGAGGAATTAAATTTCGAAACACAGAAAAAAAATTTCCAAGATCTTAATTTTGAAAAAATTTTACCTTTTTCAACTAATTTAAAAGAATTACGATCTAAATTATTGGTAGAAATTGAAAAATATGCGTACCTGTCAAATCACTTTTTCAATAATTTAGATGTTACCGATCAAAGTTCACGTTTTTTTGCAAAAGAAATTATTAGAAAACAAATACTTTTAAATTTAGAAGATGAAATTCCTCACCAAAGCGCTGTTGTAATTGATAATTTTGATGAATCTGATAGTCGCTTTGTAAAAATAGAAGCAACAATTTATGTCGGTAAAAAATCGCATTTGCCTATCATTGTTGGTAAAGAAGGTTCAGTTCTTGGAAAAATCGGTATGGATGCGCGCAAAGAACTTGAAGAAATTTTTGAAAAAAAAGTAGTTCTAAAAAATCGGGTGTCTGTAGCAAAAAAATGATTCAATAATCCACAAATGATTAAAAAATTTGGATATTAA
- the cdd gene encoding cytidine deaminase, producing MKDIFSKLVKLSKNAYCPYSNFAVAAILVTDFGELFQGVNVENAVFPAGICAERVAIFQAIANGINPKNFKEIHIYSPKADKFIVPCGQCLQVCAEFFSESVSIFLYNSKSGFVKKELGKLLPSQFNKDFL from the coding sequence ATGAAAGATATTTTTTCAAAATTAGTTAAATTAAGCAAAAATGCTTACTGTCCTTATTCAAATTTTGCAGTTGCTGCTATTTTAGTGACTGATTTTGGTGAGTTATTTCAAGGCGTAAATGTCGAAAATGCTGTTTTTCCGGCTGGAATTTGTGCTGAAAGGGTTGCGATATTTCAGGCAATTGCTAATGGTATTAATCCAAAAAATTTTAAGGAAATTCACATCTACAGTCCAAAAGCTGATAAATTTATTGTTCCCTGTGGACAATGTTTGCAAGTTTGTGCTGAATTTTTTTCAGAAAGCGTTAGCATTTTCCTTTACAATTCAAAGTCTGGATTTGTTAAAAAAGAGCTAGGTAAACTTTTGCCTTCCCAATTTAATAAGGATTTCTTATAA
- the ybeY gene encoding rRNA maturation RNase YbeY yields MKATINFLNQSRVKFEYLNLFRKVFKYLIEKEKMSGEINLDLMLVTEGKAKKLALEFKKQDYIPDVLSFSSNLLIRESELNLHFLGEIFMTPAKILKQANEYGHSEMREFSYLFVHSIYHLLGFDHQNSYTNKQMHEKVEDILKNLGISR; encoded by the coding sequence ATGAAAGCGACAATTAATTTTCTTAATCAAAGCAGGGTTAAGTTTGAATATTTGAATTTGTTCAGAAAAGTTTTTAAATATTTAATCGAAAAAGAAAAGATGTCAGGGGAAATTAATTTAGATTTAATGTTAGTAACTGAAGGCAAAGCAAAAAAACTCGCACTTGAATTCAAAAAGCAGGACTATATTCCCGATGTTTTGTCTTTTTCAAGCAATTTGCTTATAAGAGAAAGCGAGTTAAATTTGCATTTTTTAGGCGAAATTTTTATGACTCCAGCAAAAATACTAAAACAAGCAAATGAATATGGCCATTCAGAAATGCGTGAGTTTTCTTACCTTTTCGTTCATAGTATTTATCATTTGCTTGGTTTTGACCATCAAAACAGTTATACAAACAAACAAATGCACGAAAAAGTTGAAGATATTTTAAAAAACTTGGGGATTTCTCGATAA
- a CDS encoding MAG1140 family protein yields the protein MISKIYQNSKISLLISIILLIAMVVSIYYFFQIKTYKTVNFILEIDDKQKTFARINSDIYYSLNKDSFAQFQFQNKNIRLELVKITNIKQDEFIIEFTKSLLLKPKTQIPAVLFLKHNGNFLDLFIK from the coding sequence TTGATATCAAAAATATATCAAAACAGTAAAATTTCACTATTAATTAGTATAATTTTATTAATCGCAATGGTAGTTAGTATTTATTATTTTTTTCAAATAAAAACCTATAAAACAGTTAATTTTATTCTTGAAATTGATGATAAACAAAAAACTTTTGCTAGAATAAATTCAGATATTTATTATTCATTAAATAAAGATTCTTTTGCTCAATTTCAATTCCAGAACAAAAACATTAGACTTGAACTTGTGAAAATAACAAATATAAAACAAGACGAATTTATTATTGAATTCACAAAATCACTTTTGTTAAAACCAAAAACACAAATTCCAGCCGTTCTTTTTCTTAAACACAATGGAAATTTTCTTGATCTTTTTATAAAATAA
- a CDS encoding Mbov_0121 family peptidase domain-containing ABC transporter, whose amino-acid sequence MKVFLQKDLRDCGLAVLQSIYHHFYDKKISINTLKTKAFYSHDGINIANLERLAKDFGIILESYGGVFDNLKTLNLDKPTIILIKTGDLNHYVLLTKITKRRFEIIDPLKGRMKISVLVMEKIFQNVVIFAQKDFEYKNSKRKDKYWNNWWFFLEAKSNWYLLFLFFVTAVSNFISSLFMKTVIDKVLPQSEISLLLKVCIFFVWVAFWRILQDIFKKTYIYKIELKIEKEIFDRFFGALKTGENFQLLKLDNHDYIRRINLIPSFASFSASFYYHIFNELVTFLISFCILIWIDVKIFGLIIAISIVYFLVSIFVRKNITKNHRFLMEDQLNSLTSTNDLIFSIENLKRDDVYKNLKRQFDEKYYRFKNTEFNIWKKENYLSSFNNFIFTIAPILIVFVSSFWVFDKKLSIGELLLFLSFFSFFITPLSSFVDIVTNLPIFLRELELLNFVLNIDKESKGEYHQKISDIKLKNLSVSYYKNKALFYIDKMHINRNLRIIGKNGSGKSTFLRLLNQDIVYNGEFLINNLDLKYYDQNELRKRICYIKSQNYFPSISVLSFITNENPEKIQNLVNNFQRFDIQEMLYEWQVSLDAKFVNSGSNFSSGQKQIIALLQLLTQDFDLILLDEAFENIDEKNFEFLKKVITNYQKNAIFIEISHSKRFINEEGDILDIKNISKQ is encoded by the coding sequence ATGAAAGTATTTTTGCAAAAAGATTTAAGAGATTGTGGTCTAGCGGTTTTACAGTCAATTTATCATCATTTCTATGATAAAAAAATATCAATAAACACTTTAAAAACAAAGGCTTTTTACTCACATGATGGGATAAATATTGCAAACTTAGAACGTTTAGCGAAAGATTTTGGCATAATTCTTGAATCATATGGAGGCGTATTTGATAATTTAAAAACTTTAAATCTCGACAAACCAACAATTATTTTAATTAAAACAGGTGATTTAAACCATTATGTTTTGTTAACAAAAATCACAAAAAGAAGATTTGAAATTATTGATCCTTTAAAAGGCAGAATGAAAATTAGTGTGTTAGTAATGGAGAAAATTTTTCAAAATGTTGTGATTTTTGCACAAAAAGATTTTGAGTATAAAAACTCAAAAAGAAAGGATAAGTATTGAAATAATTGGTGATTTTTTCTTGAGGCTAAAAGTAATTGGTATTTGCTTTTCCTATTTTTTGTTACAGCAGTTAGTAATTTTATTTCCTCTTTATTTATGAAAACAGTTATTGACAAAGTTTTGCCTCAGAGTGAAATTTCATTGTTGCTAAAAGTTTGTATTTTTTTTGTTTGAGTTGCTTTTTGACGTATTTTACAGGATATTTTTAAAAAAACTTACATCTATAAAATTGAGCTTAAAATTGAAAAAGAAATTTTTGACCGTTTTTTTGGCGCATTAAAAACGGGAGAAAATTTTCAACTTTTAAAATTAGACAACCATGATTATATTCGAAGAATTAACTTAATTCCTAGTTTTGCTAGTTTTTCTGCCAGTTTTTATTATCATATTTTTAACGAATTAGTTACTTTTTTAATTTCATTTTGCATTCTTATATGAATTGATGTTAAAATTTTTGGTTTAATTATCGCAATTAGTATTGTTTATTTTCTTGTTAGCATATTTGTCCGTAAAAATATTACAAAAAATCACCGTTTTTTAATGGAAGATCAGTTGAATAGTCTTACAAGCACTAATGATTTGATTTTTTCAATTGAAAATTTAAAACGTGATGATGTTTATAAAAATTTAAAACGACAATTTGATGAAAAATATTATCGTTTCAAAAATACTGAATTTAATATTTGAAAAAAAGAAAATTATTTGTCGAGTTTTAATAATTTTATTTTCACAATTGCGCCAATTTTAATTGTATTTGTTTCATCTTTCTGAGTTTTTGATAAAAAATTATCAATTGGCGAGCTTTTACTTTTTTTAAGTTTTTTTAGCTTTTTTATTACCCCGCTTTCTTCTTTTGTTGATATTGTTACTAATTTGCCGATATTTTTAAGAGAATTAGAACTACTAAATTTTGTTTTAAATATTGATAAGGAATCTAAAGGTGAATACCACCAAAAAATTTCTGATATTAAATTAAAAAACTTAAGCGTAAGTTATTATAAAAACAAGGCACTTTTTTACATTGATAAAATGCACATTAACAGAAATTTGCGCATAATTGGGAAAAACGGTAGTGGAAAGTCCACTTTTTTAAGACTTTTAAATCAAGATATTGTCTATAATGGCGAGTTTTTAATTAATAACCTTGATTTAAAATACTATGATCAAAACGAATTAAGGAAAAGAATTTGTTATATAAAATCTCAGAATTATTTTCCAAGTATTTCTGTTCTTTCATTTATTACAAATGAAAATCCGGAGAAAATACAGAATTTAGTAAATAATTTTCAGCGTTTTGATATTCAGGAGATGCTTTATGAATGACAAGTTTCTCTTGATGCAAAATTTGTTAATAGTGGCTCGAATTTTTCAAGCGGACAAAAACAAATAATTGCGCTTTTACAATTATTAACACAAGATTTTGATTTAATTTTACTAGATGAAGCCTTTGAAAATATTGACGAAAAAAACTTTGAATTTCTTAAAAAAGTAATTACAAATTATCAAAAAAATGCTATTTTCATCGAAATTTCTCACTCAAAAAGATTTATAAACGAGGAAGGAGATATTCTTGATATCAAAAATATATCAAAACAGTAA
- a CDS encoding phosphopentomutase, with protein sequence MNQYKFKRIFLIVTDSLGIGDDGHQKQFNDVGANTLYSVSKTGELKIPFWKKLGIGNIAKIENCGKKNKEPLAYVSRIIAKSKTKDTLSGHLEMMGIETINPNPNFENGFPDELIKELEKAFDNRKIIGNKSISGTVILSELGQKSIDENKIIVYTSPDSTLQICGHEEKLGLENLYRYAKAARKICSSKPKWNVARVIARPYIGENGNFTRTFNRHDYANIPPKSILDRLQKSGVETIGIGKIGDIFVNQGLDKIYGPDSDENNMDIAIDIATQPTENQFIFVNLVEFDSSYGHRRDVVGYCQNLNNFDIKLAKLVNALKEDDLLIISSDHGNDPCFRGTNHTREALPLTIFSKKFTSKTKDLKNPLESLATIGNLIARNFKIKPAEIGEDIFDFLK encoded by the coding sequence ATGAACCAATATAAATTTAAACGGATTTTTTTAATTGTTACAGACTCGCTCGGAATTGGTGATGATGGGCATCAAAAACAATTTAATGATGTCGGCGCAAATACTTTATACTCGGTTTCAAAAACAGGAGAATTAAAAATTCCTTTTTGAAAAAAATTAGGAATTGGAAATATCGCCAAAATTGAAAATTGTGGCAAGAAAAATAAAGAACCTCTTGCATATGTCTCAAGAATAATCGCTAAATCAAAAACAAAAGACACACTTTCTGGGCATCTTGAAATGATGGGAATTGAAACTATAAACCCAAACCCAAATTTTGAAAATGGTTTTCCTGATGAACTAATTAAGGAATTGGAAAAAGCTTTTGATAACCGTAAAATTATTGGGAACAAATCAATTAGTGGCACTGTTATTCTGTCAGAATTAGGACAAAAATCTATTGATGAAAATAAAATAATCGTTTATACATCGCCTGATTCAACTTTGCAAATTTGTGGTCATGAAGAAAAATTAGGACTTGAAAATCTTTACCGTTATGCAAAAGCAGCTCGGAAAATTTGTTCTTCAAAACCAAAATGAAATGTTGCGCGCGTAATTGCGCGCCCTTATATTGGCGAAAACGGAAATTTCACCAGAACTTTTAATCGTCACGATTATGCTAATATTCCGCCAAAATCCATTCTCGACCGTTTGCAAAAAAGTGGAGTTGAAACTATTGGTATCGGAAAAATTGGCGATATTTTTGTAAATCAAGGTCTTGATAAAATTTATGGTCCAGACAGCGATGAAAATAATATGGATATCGCGATTGATATTGCAACTCAACCAACAGAAAATCAATTTATTTTTGTTAATTTAGTCGAATTTGACTCAAGCTATGGACATCGCCGCGATGTTGTTGGTTATTGTCAAAATTTAAATAATTTTGATATCAAATTAGCTAAACTAGTAAACGCTTTAAAAGAAGATGATTTATTAATAATTTCTTCTGACCACGGAAATGATCCATGTTTTCGAGGCACAAACCACACTCGCGAAGCGCTTCCGTTAACAATTTTTTCAAAGAAATTTACTTCAAAAACAAAGGATTTAAAAAATCCGCTTGAATCACTTGCAACAATTGGAAATTTAATTGCAAGAAATTTCAAAATCAAACCCGCTGAAATTGGCGAGGATATTTTTGATTTTTTAAAATAA